The nucleotide sequence CGCTCTCCCGGTCATCGAAACCCAGGCCAACGACGTGTCGGCCTACATTCCGACCAACGTGATTTCAATCACCGACGGCCAGATCTTCCTCGAAACCGATCTGTTCTTCCAGGGCATCCGTCCTGCGGTGAACGTCGGTCTGTCCGTGTCGCGCGTCGGATCGTCGGCGCAGACCAAGGCGATGAAGAAGGTCGCCGGCAAGATCAAGGGCGAGCTCGCGCAGTACCGCGAAATGGCGGCGTTCGCGCAGTTCGGCTCCGACCTCGATGCCTCGACCCAGCGCCTTCTCGCGCGTGGTTCGCGCCTGACCGAACTCCTGAAGCAGCCGCAGTTCTCGCCGCTGAAGATGGAAGAGCAGGTCGTGGTGATTTACGCCGGCGTCAACGGCTACCTCGACGGCATTCCGGTCAACAAGGTCCGCGCCTTCGAGGACGGCCTGCTGTCGCTGCTGCGCGGCAAGCATGTCGACATCCTCAACGCCATCCGCGACTCGCGTGATCTGTCGGACGACGTTGCCGGCAAGCTCAAGGGCGTGGTCGAAGGCTACACCAAGACGTTCGCTTAAAGATCGTCGCCGCGCCGATTTGCGCGCGCGGCGAAACTGGGGTTGCGATCCGGCGTGAGGCTGGATCGTCAGGGTGAGATAAAGAATGGCGTCTCTTAAGGACATGCGTGTCCGCATCGCCTCGACCAAGGCGACGCAGAAGATCACCAAGGCCATGCAGATGGTTGCGGCGTCGAAGTTGCGCCGTGCCCAGACCGCGGCCGAAGCGGCGCGTCCCTATGCCGAGCGCATGGACGCTGTGATCAGCAACATCGCGGGTGCTGCGGCCGGATCCGGCAACGCGCCGGCATTGCTTGCCGGCACCGGCAACGACAAGGTTCACCTGCTGCTGGTGTGCACCGGCGAGCGCGGCCTGTCGGGCGCCTTCAACTCCTCCATCGTGCGCCTGGCGCGCGAGCGGGCCCTGTCGCTGATGAGCCAGGGCAAAGAGGTCAAGTTCTTCTGCGTCGGACGCAAGGGTTACGAGCAGCTTCGCCGCCAGTTCGACAAGCAGATCGTCGGCAACGTCGAACTGCGCTCGGTGAAGGTGCTCGGCTTCAGGAATGCCGAAGACGTCGCCAAGCAGATCGTCGCGATGTTCGAGGCGGGCGACTTCGACGTCTGCACGCTGTTCTACTCGCGCTTCAAGTCGGTGATCGCGCAGATCCCGACCGCCCAGCAGATCATTCCGCTCGTGCTCGAAGAAAAAGAAGCCACGAACGGCGCGACCGCGGTTTACGATTACGAACCGGCTGAAGACGAAATTCTCTCGAGCCTGCTGCCGCGCAACCTCGCGGTGCAGATTTTCCGTGCGCTGCTCGAAAACAACGCGTCGTTCTACGGCGCGCAGATGAGCGCCATGGACAACGCGACCCGCAACGCCGGCGACATGATCCGCAAGCAGACGCTGATCTACAACCGCACCCGCCAGGCGATGATTACCAAGGAACTGATCGAAATCATCTCCGGCGCCGAGGCCATCTAGGCCAACCGCCGCATAGACCGAGTTTTAAGGAGACTATCCCATGGCATCACCCGCCAACCAGACCGGACGCATTGCACAGGTTATCG is from Afipia massiliensis and encodes:
- a CDS encoding F0F1 ATP synthase subunit gamma — translated: MASLKDMRVRIASTKATQKITKAMQMVAASKLRRAQTAAEAARPYAERMDAVISNIAGAAAGSGNAPALLAGTGNDKVHLLLVCTGERGLSGAFNSSIVRLARERALSLMSQGKEVKFFCVGRKGYEQLRRQFDKQIVGNVELRSVKVLGFRNAEDVAKQIVAMFEAGDFDVCTLFYSRFKSVIAQIPTAQQIIPLVLEEKEATNGATAVYDYEPAEDEILSSLLPRNLAVQIFRALLENNASFYGAQMSAMDNATRNAGDMIRKQTLIYNRTRQAMITKELIEIISGAEAI